From the genome of Papaver somniferum cultivar HN1 chromosome 2, ASM357369v1, whole genome shotgun sequence, one region includes:
- the LOC113347744 gene encoding U-box domain-containing protein 34-like isoform X1, translating into MGTDTIRRRNDDDDSSSISASSSISATQITAVAVKGNSKSSKIAVRWAIDNLIIHSYHHQLLLIYVMPSITSISTTSGKRTPVNEMDVNVVDNYKRDMKLKCEEIFLPYMAMCKTGKMDTLVLEDDNPAYALLRYISESGCNNLVLGSSSSYFTRKFKSEDVPSKLRQFVTKTCNIYVVSKNKLITKLADCSSNAGTSDRNSMRTVTDTEWSSTSGEQTYGFHSRSVSEVDSISEASSDISSPERTNRVSFGSSSAEFNSGKSHQRIQNFSSKELEFPMSGNYDFMASYKNANQTKHQIELEGLQLELRSTLDMYDRACEDLINVQKKVQALSSECAEEARELRAAMEREELWKQTAKEENSKHLETVKELELATKLLAKEVYARQRAELSVVTNSSERQELVDALLLGDKRYKRYSRDEIEVATEFFSEAKKIGEGGFGKVYRCSLGHTPVAVKVLKPDESDRTKKEEFLMEVEVLSKLRHPNLVLLLGACPEIGSLVYEYMENGSLDKRLFCHGGTPPLPWFVRFRIAYEVACGLSFLHRSVPEPIIHRDLKPGNILLDRNYTSKIADVGIAKFLSVVVPDNVTEYRNSILAGTLNYMDPEYYRTGTVRPKSDVYAFGVIVLQLLTARRANGLCVAVENAIRSGSFHDVLDKSISDWPLAEAEELACIALQCCKLKCRDRPDLDSTVLPVLEKLSNLATVQLKKGNITPSYFFCPILQEIMEDPYIAADGFTYEYTAIRACLEKQKVSPVTRLMLPHSKLTPNLTLRSAIQEWKQHNASY; encoded by the exons ATGGGTACTGATACTATCAGAAGaagaaatgatgatgatgattcttcatcaatttcagcttcttcttctatatctgcTACTCAAATCACCGCTGTAGCTGTGAAAGGAAACAGTAAGAGCAGCAAAATAGCAGTTCGTTGGGCAATTGATAATCTCATTATTCATTCTTATCATCATCAGCTTCTTCTTATTTATGTCATGCCTTCTATTACTTCCATTTCAACTACTT CAGGGAAACGTACACCTGTGAATGAAATGGATGTGAATGTGGTTGATAATTATAAGagagacatgaaattgaaatgtgAAGAAATCTTTCTTCCATATATGGCAATGTGCAAAACAGGAAAG ATGGATACATTGGTTTTGGAGGATGATAATCCTGCGTACGCGTTGCTGAGATATATATCGGAATCGGGTTGTAACAATTTGGTGTTGGGTTCTTCGTCGAGTTACTTTACAAG GAAATTCAAGAGTGAGGATGTACCATCAAAGCTTAGGCAATTCGTTACAAAGACGTGTAATATCTATGTTGTGTCAAAAAACAAACTCATTACAAAGTTAGCGGATTGTTCCTCGAATGCTG GGACAAGTGATAGAAATAGTATGCGGACAGTAACAGATACGGAATGGTCCAGTACCAGTGGGGAACAAACATATGGTTTTCATTCTCGTTCAGTGTCAGAGGTTGATAGTATCTCTGAAGCATCATCAGATATTTCTAGTCCAGAAAGGACAAATAGGGTCTCTTTTGGTAGTTCGAGTGCTGAGTTTAATTCGGGAAAGAGCCATCAGAGGATTCAGAATTTTAGCAGCAAGGAACTCGAATTTCCAATGTCTGGAAATTACGATTTCATGGCTTCTTATAAGAATGCTAATCAG ACTAAGCATCAGATTGAATTAGAAGGACTTCAATTAGAACTACGGAGTACTCTTGACATGTATGATCGAGCTTGTGAAGATCTGattaatgtccagaagaag GTCCAGGCACTGTCTTCTGAATGTGCTGAAGAGGCAAGGGAATTACGTGCTGCTATGGAAAGAGAAGAACTGTGGAAACAAACTGCTAAAGAGGAGAACTCCAAGCATTTGGAAACTGTGAAAGAACTTGAGCTTGCAACAAAACTGCTCGCAAAGGAGGTTTATGCGAGACAAAGAGCCGAGTTGAGCGTCGTGACCAACTCCTCAGAAAGGCAGGAGTTAGTTGATGCTCTTCTTTTGGGGGATAAAAGATATAAAAGATACAGTAGGGATGAAATAGAGGTTGCCACTGAATTTTTCTCGGAAGCCAAAaagataggtgaaggaggatTTGGGAAAGTGTACAGATGCAGCCTCGGTCATACACCAGTCGCTGTCAAGGTTCTTAAACCAGATGAATCTGACAGGACCAAGAAAGAAGAGTTCTTGATGGAG GTTGAAGTTCTTAGCAAACTACGCCATCCTAACTTAGTTTTACTGCTTGGAGCCTGTCCAGAAATCGGTTCTCTAGTTTACGAATACATGGAAAATGGAAGTCTAGATAAACGCCTGTTCTGCCATGGAGGAACTCCACCTCTTCCTTGGTTTGTGCGATTCCGAATTGCTTATGAAGTAGCTTGCGGTCTGTCATTTCTACATCGTTCAGTACCGGAACCAATCATTCATCGGGATTTAAAACCAGGGAATATACTGTTAGACCGAAACTATACGAGCAAAATTGCAGATGTTGGGATAGCTAAGTTTCTATCTGTTGTTGTGCCTGACAATGTTACAGAGTATAGAAACTCTATTCTTGCAGGTACACTGAATTACATGGATCCTGAATACTATAGAACTGGTACAGTCCGACCCAAATCAGATGTATATGCTTTTGGAGTGATTGTATTGCAGCTTTTGACTGCTCGCCGTGCAAATGGGTTGTGTGTGGCTGTTGAAAATGCGATTAGAAGTGGTTCCTTTCATGATGTTTTAGACAAGTCAATTTCAGATTGGCCACTTGCTGAGGCGGAGGAATTAGCTTGCATTGCTTTACAATGTTGCAAACTTAAATGCAGAGATAGACCTGATCTTGATTCCACAGTTTTGCCAGTGCTCGAAAAACTTTCAAATCTAGCCACCGTTCAGCTAAAGAAGGGAAATATCACTCCGAGCTACTTCTTCTGCCCTATTCTTCAG GAGATAATGGAAGATCCATACATTGCAGCGGATGGGTTTACATACGAGTACACTGCTATAAGAGCATGTCTTGAGAAACAGAAGGTATCTCCAGTGACTAGGCTCATGCTCCCACACTCTAAGCTTACCCCAAATCTCACATTACGCTCTGCCATACAAGAATGGAAACAACATAATGCAAGTTACTGA
- the LOC113347743 gene encoding U-box domain-containing protein 35-like isoform X1, with protein sequence MGHSVRGDDELGMPNVVVAIDKDKNSQFALKWAIENLPISNQSIILLHVKVKSYQSDGSSHGSNDSNKDPAESSESQQLFLPFRGFCARKGFISKEVVLEDTDVPRTIADYVDSNYITYVVLGASHRNAITRNFMKKQEVPSAVVKLAPDFCNVHVISKSKAVTIRSASRPVPVGAPARNQSSPKVVDALPPKHLSASDNSDSEDSNTETCNDNYRTVVNSPRRSHRKSTGSRLPGLSRFLDCGMCRSRSMYARGPSRRGPGPVPVERRAGPSFGTKSVEHHLAQTPPRDRLKHTNKNAPIKNNLAKNPHDRFARSPVAAKQQDYPYDSHSTVSSNSSNGSPGSSQRLSQSGYDFVDEISGSSEETATANKEIELEMMRLKMELQQTMDLYSKACKDAITAKQTAHDLQRWKMQENCKYELAKAAQEQALEQAKIEQLKTQEALEAAHKSQKVAQMEARKAMEAEIKSHCEAEDKNKVPSSFNYCRYRRYTVQEIEYATNNFAESSKIGEGGYGPVYRTTIDHTPVAVKLLRSDAAQGMQQFQQEVEILSCIRHPNMVLLLGACPENGCLVYEYMDNGSLDDRLFRRGDTPPIPWNIRFKIAAEIATALLFLHQTKPEPLVHRDLKPGNILLDRNYTSKISDVGLARLVPPSMADNVTQYRMTSAAGTFCYIDPEYQQTGMLGTKSDVYSLGIMLLQIITARPPMGLAHYVARAIEKGTFVDMLDPTVPDWPVEEALAFAKIAIQCAELRKKDRPDLGTVILPEINRLKELGMSESNEASFYGHAPWSYSVHSRPVSSVTSQATTVKSYMLGAP encoded by the exons ATGGGACACAGCGTCCGAGGTGATGATGAATTAGGAATGCCTAACGTGGTGGTGGCCATTGATAAGGATAAGAACAGTCAGTTTGCTTTAAAATGGGCAATTGAAAACCTTCCCATCTCCAACCAGTCTATCATCCTTCTCCATGTGAAGGTCAAAAGTT ATCAAAGTGATGGAAGTTCTCATGGGAGCAACGATTCAAACAAAGATCCGGCTGAATCATCTGAATCTCAGCAGCTTTTCCTTCCCTTTCGCGGTTTTTGTGCACGTAAAGGG TTTATATCAAAGGAGGTGGTCTTGGAGGATACAGATGTTCCCAGGACTATTGCTGATTACGTTGATTCCAACTATATCACTTATGTTGTATTGGGTGCATCTCACAGGAATGCCATCACAAG GAACTTTATGAAGAAACAAGAGGTACCAAGTGCAGTCGTAAAACTTGCGCCGGATTTCTGTAATGTACATGTTATATCAAAATCAAAGGCAGTGACAATCAGGTCTGCAAGTCGACCTGTACCAGTTGGAGCTCCAGCTAGAAATCAATCATCTCCAAAGGTAGTTGATGCGCTTCCACCTAAACATCTATCAGCGAGCGATAACTCTGATTCCGAGGATTCCAACAC GGAGACGTGTAACGACAATTATCGAACCGTTGTTAATTCACCACGTCGCTCACATAGAAAGAGTACAGGATCTAGACTCCCAGGTCTGTCACGTTTTCTTGATTGCGGAATGTGCCGAAGCAGATCGATGTACGCTAGGGGACCAAGCCGAAGAGGACCAGGGCCAGTACCAGTGGAAAGAAGAGCTGGACCTAGTTTCGGTACCAAGAGCGTTGAACACCATCTAGCACAAACGCCTCCAAGGGATAGACTTAAACATACCAACAAGAATGCTCCTATTAAAAACAACTTGGCCAAGAACCCTCATGACCGTTTTGCCCGTAGTCCAGTAGCTGCAAAACAGCAAGATTATCCCTATGATAGTCATAGCACCGTCAGCAGTAATAGCAGCAACGGCAGCCCTGGAAGCAGCCAAAGACTCTCTCAATCGGGCTACGATTTCGTAGATGAAATTTCAGGAAGTTCGGAAGAAACTGCAACAGCTAAT AAAGAAATAGAACTTGAGATGATGCGACTGAAAATGGAGCTACAACAAACGATGGACTTGTACAGTAAGGCATGCAAAGATGCAATCACAGCTAAACAAACT GCTCATGACCTGCAGAGATGGAAGATGCAGGAAAATTGTAAATATGAGCTAGCCAAGGCAGCTCAAGAGCAGGCACTTGAACAAGCTAAGATTGAACAGTTAAAGACCCAAGAAGCTCTTGAAGCAGCGCACAAGTCACAAAAGGTAGCGCAAATGGAAGCTCGTAAAGCGATGGAAGCGGAGATCAAATCCCACTGTGAGGCAGAAGACAAGAATAAAGTCCCTAGTTCTTTTAATTACTGTAGGTACAGAAGGTATACAGTACAAGAGATTGAATATGCCACTAATAACTTCGCTGAATCCTCAAAGATTGGTGAAGGAGGATATGGACCTGTATACAGAACCACTATCGACCACACACCTGTTGCTGTTAAGCTTCTAAGATCAGATGCAGCACAAGGAATGCAACAATTCCAGCAAGAG GTTGAGATATTGAGCTGCATTAGACATCCAAACATGGTATTGTTACTAGGAGCCTGTCCAGAAAATGGATGCTTGGTTTATGAATACATGGATAACGGTAGCTTAGACGACAGACTATTTCGAAGAGGAGATACTCCACCAATTCCATGGAACATAAGATTCAAAATAGCAGCTGAAATTGCAACAGCACTTTTGTTTCTTCATCAAACAAAACCAGAGCCTCTTGTACACAGGGATCTCAAACCCGGAAATATACTCTTAGACAGGAATTACACAAGTAAGATCAGTGACGTGGGGTTGGCTAGGTTGGTGCCACCGTCAATGGCCGATAATGTAACACAATATCGAATGACATCAGCAGCAGGAACATTTTGTTATATTGATCCAGAGTATCAGCAAACAGGAATGTTGGGAACAAAATCAGATGTTTACTCATTGGGGATCATGTTGCTTCAAATTATTACAGCAAGACCCCcaatgggtttagctcattatgTTGCAAGGGCTATAGAGAAGGGTACCTTTGTGGATATGTTGGATCCCACAGTTCCAGATTGGCCTGTCGAGGAAGCCCTTGCGTTTGCAAAAATTGCTATCCAGTGTGCTGAGTTGAGGAAGAAGGACAGGCCAGATCTTGGCACTGTTATTTTGCCAGAGATTAACAGATTAAAAGAACTTGGTATGAGTGAATCAAATGAAGCCAGCTTCTATGGCCACGCACCTTGGTCGTATTCTGTACATTCACGGCCTGTATCATCAGTCACAAGCCAG GCAACAACGGTCAAGAGTTACATGCTGGGAGCCCCATAA
- the LOC113347744 gene encoding U-box domain-containing protein 34-like isoform X2, with protein sequence MGTDTIRRRNDDDDSSSISASSSISATQITAVAVKGNSKSSKIAVRWAIDNLIIHSYHHQLLLIYVMPSITSISTTWKRTPVNEMDVNVVDNYKRDMKLKCEEIFLPYMAMCKTGKMDTLVLEDDNPAYALLRYISESGCNNLVLGSSSSYFTRKFKSEDVPSKLRQFVTKTCNIYVVSKNKLITKLADCSSNAGTSDRNSMRTVTDTEWSSTSGEQTYGFHSRSVSEVDSISEASSDISSPERTNRVSFGSSSAEFNSGKSHQRIQNFSSKELEFPMSGNYDFMASYKNANQTKHQIELEGLQLELRSTLDMYDRACEDLINVQKKVQALSSECAEEARELRAAMEREELWKQTAKEENSKHLETVKELELATKLLAKEVYARQRAELSVVTNSSERQELVDALLLGDKRYKRYSRDEIEVATEFFSEAKKIGEGGFGKVYRCSLGHTPVAVKVLKPDESDRTKKEEFLMEVEVLSKLRHPNLVLLLGACPEIGSLVYEYMENGSLDKRLFCHGGTPPLPWFVRFRIAYEVACGLSFLHRSVPEPIIHRDLKPGNILLDRNYTSKIADVGIAKFLSVVVPDNVTEYRNSILAGTLNYMDPEYYRTGTVRPKSDVYAFGVIVLQLLTARRANGLCVAVENAIRSGSFHDVLDKSISDWPLAEAEELACIALQCCKLKCRDRPDLDSTVLPVLEKLSNLATVQLKKGNITPSYFFCPILQEIMEDPYIAADGFTYEYTAIRACLEKQKVSPVTRLMLPHSKLTPNLTLRSAIQEWKQHNASY encoded by the exons ATGGGTACTGATACTATCAGAAGaagaaatgatgatgatgattcttcatcaatttcagcttcttcttctatatctgcTACTCAAATCACCGCTGTAGCTGTGAAAGGAAACAGTAAGAGCAGCAAAATAGCAGTTCGTTGGGCAATTGATAATCTCATTATTCATTCTTATCATCATCAGCTTCTTCTTATTTATGTCATGCCTTCTATTACTTCCATTTCAACTACTT GGAAACGTACACCTGTGAATGAAATGGATGTGAATGTGGTTGATAATTATAAGagagacatgaaattgaaatgtgAAGAAATCTTTCTTCCATATATGGCAATGTGCAAAACAGGAAAG ATGGATACATTGGTTTTGGAGGATGATAATCCTGCGTACGCGTTGCTGAGATATATATCGGAATCGGGTTGTAACAATTTGGTGTTGGGTTCTTCGTCGAGTTACTTTACAAG GAAATTCAAGAGTGAGGATGTACCATCAAAGCTTAGGCAATTCGTTACAAAGACGTGTAATATCTATGTTGTGTCAAAAAACAAACTCATTACAAAGTTAGCGGATTGTTCCTCGAATGCTG GGACAAGTGATAGAAATAGTATGCGGACAGTAACAGATACGGAATGGTCCAGTACCAGTGGGGAACAAACATATGGTTTTCATTCTCGTTCAGTGTCAGAGGTTGATAGTATCTCTGAAGCATCATCAGATATTTCTAGTCCAGAAAGGACAAATAGGGTCTCTTTTGGTAGTTCGAGTGCTGAGTTTAATTCGGGAAAGAGCCATCAGAGGATTCAGAATTTTAGCAGCAAGGAACTCGAATTTCCAATGTCTGGAAATTACGATTTCATGGCTTCTTATAAGAATGCTAATCAG ACTAAGCATCAGATTGAATTAGAAGGACTTCAATTAGAACTACGGAGTACTCTTGACATGTATGATCGAGCTTGTGAAGATCTGattaatgtccagaagaag GTCCAGGCACTGTCTTCTGAATGTGCTGAAGAGGCAAGGGAATTACGTGCTGCTATGGAAAGAGAAGAACTGTGGAAACAAACTGCTAAAGAGGAGAACTCCAAGCATTTGGAAACTGTGAAAGAACTTGAGCTTGCAACAAAACTGCTCGCAAAGGAGGTTTATGCGAGACAAAGAGCCGAGTTGAGCGTCGTGACCAACTCCTCAGAAAGGCAGGAGTTAGTTGATGCTCTTCTTTTGGGGGATAAAAGATATAAAAGATACAGTAGGGATGAAATAGAGGTTGCCACTGAATTTTTCTCGGAAGCCAAAaagataggtgaaggaggatTTGGGAAAGTGTACAGATGCAGCCTCGGTCATACACCAGTCGCTGTCAAGGTTCTTAAACCAGATGAATCTGACAGGACCAAGAAAGAAGAGTTCTTGATGGAG GTTGAAGTTCTTAGCAAACTACGCCATCCTAACTTAGTTTTACTGCTTGGAGCCTGTCCAGAAATCGGTTCTCTAGTTTACGAATACATGGAAAATGGAAGTCTAGATAAACGCCTGTTCTGCCATGGAGGAACTCCACCTCTTCCTTGGTTTGTGCGATTCCGAATTGCTTATGAAGTAGCTTGCGGTCTGTCATTTCTACATCGTTCAGTACCGGAACCAATCATTCATCGGGATTTAAAACCAGGGAATATACTGTTAGACCGAAACTATACGAGCAAAATTGCAGATGTTGGGATAGCTAAGTTTCTATCTGTTGTTGTGCCTGACAATGTTACAGAGTATAGAAACTCTATTCTTGCAGGTACACTGAATTACATGGATCCTGAATACTATAGAACTGGTACAGTCCGACCCAAATCAGATGTATATGCTTTTGGAGTGATTGTATTGCAGCTTTTGACTGCTCGCCGTGCAAATGGGTTGTGTGTGGCTGTTGAAAATGCGATTAGAAGTGGTTCCTTTCATGATGTTTTAGACAAGTCAATTTCAGATTGGCCACTTGCTGAGGCGGAGGAATTAGCTTGCATTGCTTTACAATGTTGCAAACTTAAATGCAGAGATAGACCTGATCTTGATTCCACAGTTTTGCCAGTGCTCGAAAAACTTTCAAATCTAGCCACCGTTCAGCTAAAGAAGGGAAATATCACTCCGAGCTACTTCTTCTGCCCTATTCTTCAG GAGATAATGGAAGATCCATACATTGCAGCGGATGGGTTTACATACGAGTACACTGCTATAAGAGCATGTCTTGAGAAACAGAAGGTATCTCCAGTGACTAGGCTCATGCTCCCACACTCTAAGCTTACCCCAAATCTCACATTACGCTCTGCCATACAAGAATGGAAACAACATAATGCAAGTTACTGA
- the LOC113347743 gene encoding U-box domain-containing protein 35-like isoform X2 produces the protein MGHSVRGDDELGMPNVVVAIDKDKNSQFALKWAIENLPISNQSIILLHVKVKSYQSDGSSHGSNDSNKDPAESSESQQLFLPFRGFCARKGFISKEVVLEDTDVPRTIADYVDSNYITYVVLGASHRNAITRNFMKKQEVPSAVVKLAPDFCNVHVISKSKAVTIRSASRPVPVGAPARNQSSPKVVDALPPKHLSASDNSDSEDSNTSMYARGPSRRGPGPVPVERRAGPSFGTKSVEHHLAQTPPRDRLKHTNKNAPIKNNLAKNPHDRFARSPVAAKQQDYPYDSHSTVSSNSSNGSPGSSQRLSQSGYDFVDEISGSSEETATANKEIELEMMRLKMELQQTMDLYSKACKDAITAKQTAHDLQRWKMQENCKYELAKAAQEQALEQAKIEQLKTQEALEAAHKSQKVAQMEARKAMEAEIKSHCEAEDKNKVPSSFNYCRYRRYTVQEIEYATNNFAESSKIGEGGYGPVYRTTIDHTPVAVKLLRSDAAQGMQQFQQEVEILSCIRHPNMVLLLGACPENGCLVYEYMDNGSLDDRLFRRGDTPPIPWNIRFKIAAEIATALLFLHQTKPEPLVHRDLKPGNILLDRNYTSKISDVGLARLVPPSMADNVTQYRMTSAAGTFCYIDPEYQQTGMLGTKSDVYSLGIMLLQIITARPPMGLAHYVARAIEKGTFVDMLDPTVPDWPVEEALAFAKIAIQCAELRKKDRPDLGTVILPEINRLKELGMSESNEASFYGHAPWSYSVHSRPVSSVTSQATTVKSYMLGAP, from the exons ATGGGACACAGCGTCCGAGGTGATGATGAATTAGGAATGCCTAACGTGGTGGTGGCCATTGATAAGGATAAGAACAGTCAGTTTGCTTTAAAATGGGCAATTGAAAACCTTCCCATCTCCAACCAGTCTATCATCCTTCTCCATGTGAAGGTCAAAAGTT ATCAAAGTGATGGAAGTTCTCATGGGAGCAACGATTCAAACAAAGATCCGGCTGAATCATCTGAATCTCAGCAGCTTTTCCTTCCCTTTCGCGGTTTTTGTGCACGTAAAGGG TTTATATCAAAGGAGGTGGTCTTGGAGGATACAGATGTTCCCAGGACTATTGCTGATTACGTTGATTCCAACTATATCACTTATGTTGTATTGGGTGCATCTCACAGGAATGCCATCACAAG GAACTTTATGAAGAAACAAGAGGTACCAAGTGCAGTCGTAAAACTTGCGCCGGATTTCTGTAATGTACATGTTATATCAAAATCAAAGGCAGTGACAATCAGGTCTGCAAGTCGACCTGTACCAGTTGGAGCTCCAGCTAGAAATCAATCATCTCCAAAGGTAGTTGATGCGCTTCCACCTAAACATCTATCAGCGAGCGATAACTCTGATTCCGAGGATTCCAACAC ATCGATGTACGCTAGGGGACCAAGCCGAAGAGGACCAGGGCCAGTACCAGTGGAAAGAAGAGCTGGACCTAGTTTCGGTACCAAGAGCGTTGAACACCATCTAGCACAAACGCCTCCAAGGGATAGACTTAAACATACCAACAAGAATGCTCCTATTAAAAACAACTTGGCCAAGAACCCTCATGACCGTTTTGCCCGTAGTCCAGTAGCTGCAAAACAGCAAGATTATCCCTATGATAGTCATAGCACCGTCAGCAGTAATAGCAGCAACGGCAGCCCTGGAAGCAGCCAAAGACTCTCTCAATCGGGCTACGATTTCGTAGATGAAATTTCAGGAAGTTCGGAAGAAACTGCAACAGCTAAT AAAGAAATAGAACTTGAGATGATGCGACTGAAAATGGAGCTACAACAAACGATGGACTTGTACAGTAAGGCATGCAAAGATGCAATCACAGCTAAACAAACT GCTCATGACCTGCAGAGATGGAAGATGCAGGAAAATTGTAAATATGAGCTAGCCAAGGCAGCTCAAGAGCAGGCACTTGAACAAGCTAAGATTGAACAGTTAAAGACCCAAGAAGCTCTTGAAGCAGCGCACAAGTCACAAAAGGTAGCGCAAATGGAAGCTCGTAAAGCGATGGAAGCGGAGATCAAATCCCACTGTGAGGCAGAAGACAAGAATAAAGTCCCTAGTTCTTTTAATTACTGTAGGTACAGAAGGTATACAGTACAAGAGATTGAATATGCCACTAATAACTTCGCTGAATCCTCAAAGATTGGTGAAGGAGGATATGGACCTGTATACAGAACCACTATCGACCACACACCTGTTGCTGTTAAGCTTCTAAGATCAGATGCAGCACAAGGAATGCAACAATTCCAGCAAGAG GTTGAGATATTGAGCTGCATTAGACATCCAAACATGGTATTGTTACTAGGAGCCTGTCCAGAAAATGGATGCTTGGTTTATGAATACATGGATAACGGTAGCTTAGACGACAGACTATTTCGAAGAGGAGATACTCCACCAATTCCATGGAACATAAGATTCAAAATAGCAGCTGAAATTGCAACAGCACTTTTGTTTCTTCATCAAACAAAACCAGAGCCTCTTGTACACAGGGATCTCAAACCCGGAAATATACTCTTAGACAGGAATTACACAAGTAAGATCAGTGACGTGGGGTTGGCTAGGTTGGTGCCACCGTCAATGGCCGATAATGTAACACAATATCGAATGACATCAGCAGCAGGAACATTTTGTTATATTGATCCAGAGTATCAGCAAACAGGAATGTTGGGAACAAAATCAGATGTTTACTCATTGGGGATCATGTTGCTTCAAATTATTACAGCAAGACCCCcaatgggtttagctcattatgTTGCAAGGGCTATAGAGAAGGGTACCTTTGTGGATATGTTGGATCCCACAGTTCCAGATTGGCCTGTCGAGGAAGCCCTTGCGTTTGCAAAAATTGCTATCCAGTGTGCTGAGTTGAGGAAGAAGGACAGGCCAGATCTTGGCACTGTTATTTTGCCAGAGATTAACAGATTAAAAGAACTTGGTATGAGTGAATCAAATGAAGCCAGCTTCTATGGCCACGCACCTTGGTCGTATTCTGTACATTCACGGCCTGTATCATCAGTCACAAGCCAG GCAACAACGGTCAAGAGTTACATGCTGGGAGCCCCATAA